The following are from one region of the Nymphalis io chromosome 21, ilAglIoxx1.1, whole genome shotgun sequence genome:
- the LOC126776800 gene encoding leucine-rich repeat-containing protein 24-like, whose translation MGMRALLCAFLIVLIRPSGSDWLSCGHIRECHCKWSSGKKTASCITSGLTQIPRLAADVQVLDLHGNPINELQEDAFASIELLNLQRLNLSSTNLRYLHRNAFNELRILIELDLSRNFLTELSPNTFKGNERLRLLVLNDNPLSKLVAQQFPPLQHLKKLELSRCRLRKVHPFAFVNLRALETVQVHQNLLSYLHQDTFNLPVLKTLTLSDNPWYCDCRLRKFHEWFLSSNLGNEEVFCAGPENRAHLSWLDIKDEEMVCPPSVITSPSVIRTETGADIAFGCFVRGDPTPSVTWSFRHMVITNKTYSDSEIFVFNYSIEHFNEDLNDFVNKSAQWFNVTVSNVTSDLAGEWRCNAKSSAGESSAYLTLFLPKARTATARSAPDYSKFFIAIGAVLAMASTGFIAACVCWKIRRRHVPPSRSFTDQEKKLLDTSLAVSCDRTSVEMGSSYGFEMFDRSMSMESEDTQRCMEPVQITIEGPSGSFPPPPAEFSIPAPYGNIFISVQVTGHNEEYPDLLGGGSTLPRRSRTCFLKSAYDNMGPRVTAAGSSTWSLPGAKADSKSNKETTPIAPLSTFSTEFTAL comes from the coding sequence ATGGGCATGCGTGCACTGTTGTGCGCATTCCTGATCGTTCTTATCAGACCATCAGGAAGCGACTGGCTAAGTTGCGGCCACATCAGAGAATGTCACTGCAAATGGTCCTCCGGCAAGAAAACTGCTTCATGCATAACATCAGGTCTGACCCAGATACCTCGATTAGCAGCAGATGTACAAGTTCTAGATTTACACGGGAACCCTATAAACGAACTCCAGGAAGATGCGTTTGCGAGCATAGAACTGTTAAACTTACAACGACTGAACCTCAGCTCTACAAATCTACGTTACTTGCATCGAAACGCCTTCAACGAACTTCGCATTTTGATAGAATTAGATCTTTCGAGGAACTTCCTTACCGAACTTTCACCTAACACGTTCAAAGGAAACGAACGTTTGAGGCTTTTAGTCCTTAACGACAACCCTTTAAGTAAATTAGTTGCACAGCAATTCCCACCCTTACAACATTTAAAGAAACTAGAACTTTCGAGATGCCGACTCCGTAAAGTTCACCCCTTTGCCTTTGTGAATTTGCGGGCGCTAGAAACTGTCCAAGTACATCAAAATTTGCTTTCATACTTACACCAGGATACATTCAACCTACCCGTGTTAAAAACTTTAACGCTTTCAGACAACCCTTGGTACTGTGACTGTAGGTTAAGGAAATTTCACGAATGGTTTCTAAGCAGCAATCTTGGAAATGAAGAAGTTTTTTGCGCTGGTCCAGAGAATAGAGCACATTTATCATGGTTAGATATAAAAGACGAAGAGATGGTTTGCCCCCCCTCAGTCATAACAAGTCCATCCGTAATAAGAACGGAAACGGGAGCTGATATTGCTTTTGGGTGCTTCGTCCGTGGTGATCCTACACCAAGTGTCACGTGGTCTTTCCGTCACATGGTAATTACAAATAAGACTTATAGTGATAgtgaaatttttgtttttaattattctatagaACACTTTAATGAGGACCTTAACGACTTTGTCAATAAAAGCGCACAGTGGTTTAATGTGACAGTAAGTAATGTAACGAGTGACTTAGCAGGCGAGTGGCGCTGTAACGCTAAAAGTTCAGCGGGCGAATCTAGTGCATATCTAACCTTATTCCTCCCTAAAGCCAGAACTGCTACCGCGAGAAGTGCACCAGACTACTCTAAATTCTTTATAGCTATCGGAGCTGTACTCGCTATGGCTAGTACAGGATTTATAGCGGCTTGTGTTTGTTGGAAGATAAGGCGTCGACATGTACCACCAAGCAGGAGTTTCACAGATCAAGAGAAGAAATTACTTGATacatcgttggctgtcagctgCGATAGAACCAGTGTTGAAATGGGGTCGTCGTACGGCTTCGAAATGTTTGACAGATCAATGTcaatggaaagtgaagatactCAGAGGTGCATGGAACCTGTTCAAATAACAATCGAAGGGCCATCTGGCTCATTTCCTCCACCACCAGCTGAATTTTCGATACCAGCACCgtatggaaatatttttatatcagttCAGGTGACTGGGCATAATGAAGAATATCCAGATCTGTTAGGTGGTGGCTCGACTTTACCAAGACGAAGTAGGACTTGTTTTCTGAAATCTGCATACGATAATATGGGACCTAGAGTGACGGCTGCTGGAAGCTCAACTTGGTCATTGCCTGGGGCCAAGGCTGACTCTAAATCAAATAAAGAAACCACACCAATAGCACCACTATCTACTTTTTCAACTGAATTTACTGCTCTATAA